From Mercenaria mercenaria strain notata chromosome 17, MADL_Memer_1, whole genome shotgun sequence, the proteins below share one genomic window:
- the LOC123535847 gene encoding vitelline membrane outer layer protein 1-like: MKYILRLLLVIVSVAYGYIIEGLNTTRTVTKKLMVTNGGQYGLWTDPEFCPMGTFASGYNMKIESNHLFGDDTTLNAIKLTCSDTWGHLEKGATVTSGEGNFGTWAKTETCNQEYHAANFLTAFSLQVSAPLRSVKQGSGDDTSANYIKFYCRDLAGDNNETELARSPGSAWRGNYGQWSESCDNDMAICGLATRIESPQGHGDDTALNDVVFYCCRQSKEYPGPVGK; the protein is encoded by the exons atgaaatatattctaCGTCTTTTGCTGGTAATCGTCTCTGTGGCGTATGGATATATTATTGAAGGACTGAATACTACTAGAACTGTGACGAAAAAATTGATGGTGACGAATGGTGGACAGTACGGCCTTTGGACAGACCCAGAGTTTTGCCCAATGGGAACGTTTGCATCTGGTTACAATATGAAG ATAGAATCAAATCACCTTTTTGGGGACGACACGACGCTGAATGCTATCAAACTGACTTGTTCTGACACTTGGGGACATCTTGAGAAGGGAGCAACTGTCACTTCCGGTGAAGGAAATTTTGGAACATGGGCAAAAACTGAAACATGCAATCAAGAGTACCACGCGGCAAACTTTCTCACGGCTTTCTCGCTTCAAGTTTCAGCTCCGCTGAGATCTGTCAAA CAAGGATCGGGTGATGATACGTCTGCGAACTACATAAAGTTTTACTGCCGTGATCTTGCTGGAGATAATAACGAGACCGAACTCGCCCGATCTCCCGGCAGTGCATGGCGGGGCAATTACGGTCAGTGGAGTGAGAGCTGTGACAATGACATGGCCATTTGCGGACTCGCCACGAGAATAGAGTCTCCACAAGGTCATGGTGACGACACCGCCCTAAATGATGTCGTCTTCTACTGCTGCAGGCAATCCAAAGAGTACCCGGGACCCGTTGGAAAATAA